CCAGCCGGCCCGCACCAGGGTCATCACGCCGCTCAGCGGCAGCAGTTCGCAGACCGGGACCAGCGCGTCGGGCAGCGCGTCCACGGGCAGGAAGAGCCCGGAGCCGAGGGCCGTCAGCAGGAACAGCGGCAGGGTGGTGATGCCCGCGCTCTCCACGTTGCGGGTGAAGGAGCTGGTCAGCGCCGACAGCCCGGCCAGCAGCAGGATGCCCGCGAGGACGGCCGCGAGGACCAGCGGGGGATTGCGCGGCAGCCGTACGTCCAGGGCTGCGGCCCCGGCGGCGACGAGGACGGCGATCTGGCCGAGGGCGAGGACCGTCGCGGGCAGCGCGGTCCCGGCGAGGATCTCCAAGTCGCGCGCCTCGCCGGTGCGCAGCCGCTTCAGCACGAGCTCCTCGCGCCGCGCCACGTAGGCGGAGACCAGGTTCATGTAGACGACGAGGACCAGCACCATCCCGATCCCGCCGGTCAGGGTGGCCTCGCCGAGCGCGGCCGCGTCCTGCGGGCCGGTCAGGGTGGAGCGCAGGACGAAGACCATCACCAGCGGCAGCAGCAGCGCCACGCTCAGCGCGGCCCGGTTGCGCACGAGCAGGGTGAGTTCGCTGCGGCCGAGCGCCGCGAGCCGTGCGGGCTTCAGGGACAGTGCGGTCATCGGGTCCTCGCCATCGTGGTGTCGGCCGCGTCGCCCGCGCCCTCGGTCGTGCCGTCCGCCCCGCCGCTCCGGCCGGCCGCGCGCCGGCGGTCCCGGGCGATCTCCAGGAAGGCCTCCTCCAGGGACGCGGACCGGGCGTCCAGCCCGGCCAGCTCGACCCCGGTGTCGTGGGCCCAGCGCAGCAGTGCGCCCAGGTCGGCCTGGAGCCGCCCGGTACGGATCTCCACCTGCCGCCCGTGCGCGGCGGCGTGCAGCGCCAGCGGCAGCCGGCCGGCCGGCATCCCTTCGGGCAGGGTGAAGCGGATGCGGGCCGGCCGGGTGGCGGTCACCTCGGCCGGGGTGCCGGAGAGCACGAGCTCCCCCTCGTGCAGGATCCCGAGCCGGTCCGCGAGCTCCTCGGCCTCCTCCAGGTAGTGCGTGGTCAGCAGCACGGTGGTGCCCTGGGCGCGCAGTTCGCGGACGAGGGCCCAGGTGTCGCGGCGGCCCTCGGGGTCCATGCCGGTGGTCGGCTCGTCCAGGAAGAGCACCTCGGGCCGGCCCAGCAGGGCCATCGCCAGGTCGAGGCGGCGCCGTTCGCCGCCGGACAGCTGTGTGACCCGTACGGCGGAGCGCGCGCCGAGCCCGACCAGCTCCAGCACCTCGGGCGCCGGCCGGGCGGCGCTGGTGACCCCGCTCCACATCCGGACGGTCTCGGCGACCGTCAGGTCGGAGGGGAAGCCGCCCTCCTGGAGCATGACCCCGGTCCGGGGGCGGACGTCCGCCCGCCGGGTGTACGGGTCGAGTCCGAAGACGCGCACCCGTCCGCCGGTCGGGGCGGCCAGTCCCTCCAGCAGTTCGACGGTGGAGGTCTTGCCGGCGCCGTTGGTCCCGAGCAGGGCGAAGATCTCGCCGCGCTCCACGGAGAAGGAGACGCCTCGGACGGCCTCGAAGCCGCCGGCGTAGCCGCGGCGCAGGCCCTCGACGTCGATCACGGTGTCAGTCATGGTCCAAGCCTCGGCCCGGCCCGGACCGGCCGGCAGTGCGCGCTGTCACGAGCGGCGATGACATTTGTCAGGGAGCACCGGGGCCGGGGCCGCCGGCGCGAAAAGACGGTGCGGCGCAGTGCGGGGAAACACGAAGAAGGCCCCGGTCGCAATGACCGGGGCCTTCCATCCGAGCGGACGACGCGACTCGAACGCGCGACATCCACCTTGGCAAGGTGGTGCTCTACCAACTGAGCTACGTCCGCAAGCACCGCGCGAAACTACCGCGTGGGCAATGCGTGCATCACTCTACCTGATCCACCGAGGTGGTCGGTATTGCGTTGCAGAGCGGGTGACAGGGATCGCACACTGCGCCTTCCTCCTGGAAGGAGGATGTTCTACTACTGAACTACACCCGCACGACCTGTGGGGCTTTGACCTGCGGTCTGGCCCCTCGGCGTGATCCACACACTAGCCGACGGAGGGGGGTGGATGGCAAATCGGCTCTCAGTGGGCCGCGTTGTAGGCCTCGTAGATCCTCTTGGGGATGCGGCCGCGCGGCGGCACCTCGTGCTGGTTGGCGCGGGCCCAGGCCCGGACGACCGCCGGGTCGGGCGCGATGGACGTGTGCTTGAAGGCCTTCCCCGAGCGGGACTGGCGCCGCCCGGCGGCCACGAAGGGGGCGAGGCCCTTCCGCAGTTTCTTTGCGTTGGCCGCATTGAGGTCGATCTCGTACGACTTACCGTCCAGGGAGAACACGACCGTTTCCGCCGCTTCTCCGCCGTCGATGTCGTCGGAGAGCGTGACTACTACGCGCTGCGCCACGGATATCGGTCCCTTCGTGCGACGCCACCGGCGCTGTGCCCGGTGATGTCGCCTGTGTGGATGTTTCGGAGCATTGCATCTTTACCGCACCGTTGCGAAGCGACAAATGCCACTTGCTCCGGGTGATTCCTTTGTACCCCGATTCCCTTTGTATTGCGAAGCCCAGTTAATTGTCTCCGCGTGTCCCGCCGCAATCCCGGGCACGTGGTTTTCCGGCGGATTTTGCGAAGCGTTGGTGAAGCCCAATGTCCCGGACGATCACGATCGAAGGATATCTACCCGCGTAGAAATTTTCGCCGGGTACGCTGAGGGAACCGCCTTCGCACCAACCACCACACGGGAGTGCCAGTGGCACGCGTCGTAGTCGACGTCATGCTCAAGCCGGAGATCCTCGACCCCCAGGGCCAGGCGGTGCAGCGTGCACTGCCGCGTCTGGGCTTCGAGGGGATCTCCGACGTCCGCCAGGGGAAGCGCTTCGAACTGGAGGTGGAGGGACCGGTCGACCAGGCCGCCCTCGACCGCATCCACACGATGGCCGAAACGTTCCTCGCCAACACCGTCATCGAAGACTTCACCGTGAAGGTCGAGGCCTGACGGTGACCACTCGCATCGGAGTCGTCACGTTCCCCGGAACGCTCGACGACCGTGACTCGCTGCGCGCCGTCCGGCTCGCCGGGGCCGAGCCGGTCCCGCTCTGGCACCGCGACAAGGACCTGCACCAGGTCGACGCGGTCGTCCTCGCGGGCGGCTTCTCCTACGGGGACTACCTGCGCGCCGGGGCCATCTCCCGCTTCTCGCCGGTGATGGAGACCGTCATCGCGCAGGCCCGCGCCGGCATGCCCGTCCTGGGCATCTGCAACGGCTTCCAGGTCCTCACCGAGGCCCACCTGCTGCCGGGGGCGATGCTCCGCAACAACCACCTCCACTTCGTCTGCCGCGACCAGAAGCTGCGGGTGGAGAACGCGGAGACCGCGTGGACCGGCGACTACACCGCCGGCCAGGAGATCTCCGTACCGCTGAAGAACATGGACGGCCGATACACCGCCGACGAGCGCACGCTCGACGAACTGGAGGCCGAAGGCCGCGTGGCCTTCCGGTACCTCGACGGCAACCCGAACGGCTCGCTGCGCGACATCGCCGGCATCACCAACGCCGAGGGCAACGTCGTCGGCCTCATGCCGCACCCCGAGCACGCGGTCGAGCCGCTGATCGGGACGGGCCGCACCGACGGCCTCCCGTTCTTCACCTCGGTCCTGAAGAAGCTGGTCAGCGCATGAGCCTCGACACCGTCAAGAACGCCACCGTCACCCCCGACGCCTCCCAGCCCTGGAAGGAACTCGGCCTCAAGGAGGACGAGTACGCGCGCATCCGGGAGATCCTCGGCCGCCGTCCCACGGGCGCCGAGCTCGCCATGTACTCCGTCATGTGGTCCGAGCACTGCTCGTACAAGAGCAGCAAGGTCCACCTCCGGCAGTTCGGCGAGAAGACCCCCGAGAACGACGCGATGCTCGTCGGCATCGGCGAGAACG
Above is a window of Streptomyces subrutilus DNA encoding:
- a CDS encoding ABC transporter permease, translating into MTALSLKPARLAALGRSELTLLVRNRAALSVALLLPLVMVFVLRSTLTGPQDAAALGEATLTGGIGMVLVLVVYMNLVSAYVARREELVLKRLRTGEARDLEILAGTALPATVLALGQIAVLVAAGAAALDVRLPRNPPLVLAAVLAGILLLAGLSALTSSFTRNVESAGITTLPLFLLTALGSGLFLPVDALPDALVPVCELLPLSGVMTLVRAGWSGGAQGGDLLAAGLTTLAWAGITVFAVQRWFRWEPRR
- a CDS encoding ABC transporter ATP-binding protein; the protein is MTDTVIDVEGLRRGYAGGFEAVRGVSFSVERGEIFALLGTNGAGKTSTVELLEGLAAPTGGRVRVFGLDPYTRRADVRPRTGVMLQEGGFPSDLTVAETVRMWSGVTSAARPAPEVLELVGLGARSAVRVTQLSGGERRRLDLAMALLGRPEVLFLDEPTTGMDPEGRRDTWALVRELRAQGTTVLLTTHYLEEAEELADRLGILHEGELVLSGTPAEVTATRPARIRFTLPEGMPAGRLPLALHAAAHGRQVEIRTGRLQADLGALLRWAHDTGVELAGLDARSASLEEAFLEIARDRRRAAGRSGGADGTTEGAGDAADTTMARTR
- a CDS encoding histone-like nucleoid-structuring protein Lsr2, which encodes MAQRVVVTLSDDIDGGEAAETVVFSLDGKSYEIDLNAANAKKLRKGLAPFVAAGRRQSRSGKAFKHTSIAPDPAVVRAWARANQHEVPPRGRIPKRIYEAYNAAH
- the purS gene encoding phosphoribosylformylglycinamidine synthase subunit PurS, yielding MARVVVDVMLKPEILDPQGQAVQRALPRLGFEGISDVRQGKRFELEVEGPVDQAALDRIHTMAETFLANTVIEDFTVKVEA
- the purQ gene encoding phosphoribosylformylglycinamidine synthase subunit PurQ, producing MTTRIGVVTFPGTLDDRDSLRAVRLAGAEPVPLWHRDKDLHQVDAVVLAGGFSYGDYLRAGAISRFSPVMETVIAQARAGMPVLGICNGFQVLTEAHLLPGAMLRNNHLHFVCRDQKLRVENAETAWTGDYTAGQEISVPLKNMDGRYTADERTLDELEAEGRVAFRYLDGNPNGSLRDIAGITNAEGNVVGLMPHPEHAVEPLIGTGRTDGLPFFTSVLKKLVSA